A section of the Sulfurihydrogenibium sp. genome encodes:
- the purL gene encoding phosphoribosylformylglycinamidine synthase subunit PurL encodes MEEKILKAHGLNVEEYKRIVELIGREPNEIELGIFGALWSEHCSYKSSKPFLKVFPTKADWVIQGPGENAGVVEIDDKYAVAFKIESHNHPSYIEPFHGAATGVGGIIRDILSMGARPIALMDSLRFGDIRKDGTRKGIKDAKPIVKRVVEGIGFYGNCIGVPTVGGEVVFDEVYAGNPLVNAFCLGVLEKDKMFRARATKIGQKMVMVGSSTGRDGIHGATMASAEFSEESESKRPNVQIGDPFFGKRLIECTLEVMEKGLIEGCQDFGAAGLAGSTSEFGAKSGMGVKVYLENVPLREEGMTPYEILLSESQERMLYAVNDENVEEVIKIAKKHGLEAAVIGEITDTKRMEVFYKGEKVADLPISAIVDDAPVYNRPRKEPEYLKQVKSFNQNNLPEVDLAEAIKKVLSSPTVAKKSWVYSQYDHEVGTNTVFKPGHDSAVLRLKWVVRPEVKTEKGIAISSDGNGKIVYLDPYEGGKRVVAEAIRNVYITGAKPLAITDCLNWGNPENPEIMWQFEQATKGMADACKELNTPVISGNVSLYNETVLSDKRINIYPTPIVVAVGVLDKVEDAIPSFYQSAGDLIAIVGETEKEPNIAGSEYLKEIFDTVAGSIGQICLETEKKLMEFIHKNKDKIKSAHDVSDGGLITALLEPAFGESQKLGLELNIETKYRPDFELFDELRSIVVISLKEDDLRILEEEAKKLGLGFKVVGKVLEEDKILLKVNEKVILEEPLSNLKNLHENGLSKLMV; translated from the coding sequence ATGGAAGAAAAAATTTTAAAAGCCCATGGATTAAATGTTGAAGAATATAAAAGAATTGTAGAGTTGATAGGTAGAGAGCCAAACGAAATAGAGCTTGGAATTTTTGGAGCTTTATGGAGTGAGCATTGTTCGTATAAATCTTCAAAACCATTTTTAAAAGTATTTCCAACTAAAGCTGACTGGGTTATTCAAGGACCGGGTGAAAACGCCGGAGTTGTTGAAATTGATGATAAATATGCAGTTGCTTTTAAGATAGAGTCTCATAACCACCCATCATATATTGAGCCATTTCATGGAGCAGCAACAGGTGTTGGTGGAATTATCAGAGATATATTATCAATGGGTGCAAGACCAATAGCTTTAATGGATAGTTTAAGATTTGGAGATATAAGAAAAGACGGCACAAGAAAAGGAATAAAAGATGCTAAGCCTATTGTTAAAAGAGTTGTTGAAGGAATTGGATTTTATGGCAACTGTATAGGAGTTCCTACCGTAGGCGGTGAGGTCGTATTTGATGAAGTTTATGCAGGAAATCCGCTTGTAAATGCCTTCTGTCTTGGAGTTTTAGAAAAAGACAAAATGTTTAGAGCAAGAGCTACAAAAATAGGTCAAAAAATGGTAATGGTAGGGTCTTCTACCGGAAGGGATGGCATCCATGGTGCGACGATGGCATCGGCGGAATTTAGCGAAGAAAGTGAATCAAAAAGACCAAACGTTCAAATCGGCGACCCATTCTTTGGAAAAAGATTAATTGAATGTACGTTAGAAGTTATGGAAAAAGGATTGATAGAAGGATGTCAAGACTTTGGAGCTGCGGGACTTGCAGGTTCGACTTCGGAATTTGGAGCAAAATCCGGAATGGGTGTTAAGGTTTATCTTGAAAATGTTCCACTTAGAGAAGAAGGAATGACGCCTTACGAGATATTATTATCAGAATCTCAAGAAAGAATGCTTTATGCAGTAAATGATGAAAATGTAGAAGAAGTCATAAAAATAGCCAAAAAACATGGTCTTGAAGCGGCAGTAATTGGAGAAATAACGGATACAAAAAGAATGGAAGTATTCTACAAAGGAGAAAAGGTTGCAGACCTTCCAATCTCAGCTATTGTAGATGATGCACCTGTGTACAACAGACCAAGAAAAGAACCTGAGTATTTAAAACAAGTCAAATCATTTAATCAAAACAACCTACCTGAAGTAGATTTAGCTGAAGCTATAAAAAAAGTTTTATCATCTCCAACAGTTGCTAAAAAATCTTGGGTATACTCTCAATATGACCATGAAGTAGGAACAAATACAGTCTTTAAACCCGGTCATGATAGTGCAGTTTTAAGATTAAAATGGGTTGTTAGACCGGAAGTAAAAACAGAGAAAGGAATAGCAATATCTTCTGATGGAAATGGCAAAATCGTCTACTTAGACCCATACGAAGGCGGAAAAAGAGTTGTAGCAGAGGCGATTAGAAATGTTTATATAACAGGAGCAAAACCACTTGCAATAACGGATTGCTTAAATTGGGGAAATCCAGAAAATCCAGAAATCATGTGGCAGTTTGAACAAGCTACAAAAGGAATGGCTGATGCATGTAAAGAGCTAAATACACCGGTTATCAGCGGAAATGTCTCTTTATACAACGAAACAGTATTATCAGATAAGAGAATAAACATATATCCAACACCGATAGTGGTTGCAGTAGGAGTATTAGATAAAGTAGAAGACGCAATACCGTCATTCTATCAATCAGCAGGAGACTTGATAGCAATCGTTGGAGAAACAGAAAAAGAGCCAAACATAGCAGGAAGTGAGTATTTAAAAGAAATTTTTGATACAGTAGCGGGAAGTATCGGACAAATTTGTCTTGAAACAGAAAAAAAGCTGATGGAGTTTATTCATAAAAATAAAGACAAAATCAAATCAGCCCATGATGTTAGCGATGGTGGACTAATCACAGCTTTATTAGAGCCAGCATTTGGAGAAAGTCAAAAACTTGGTTTAGAGCTAAACATAGAAACAAAATACAGACCGGATTTTGAACTCTTTGACGAGCTTAGGTCTATAGTAGTTATATCATTAAAAGAAGATGATTTGAGAATATTAGAAGAAGAGGCTAAAAAATTAGGATTGGGCTTCAAAGTTGTCGGTAAAGTTTTAGAAGAAGATAAAATTTTATTAAAAGTTAATGAAAAAGTCATACTTGAAGAACCTTTAAGCAATTTGAAAAATTTGCATGAAAATGGGCTTAGTAAATTAATGGTTTAG
- a CDS encoding helix-turn-helix domain-containing protein has protein sequence MRKKVGTSTYIQRINTLERKLLKQVKELDDVMEKHPEIIFRLQVVEFALKHSVKVAVEAFGVSKSTIYRWIKNYKSSNNNPLSLKNRYVSKKGMKLEKLQKITEKHKQLVLEIRKKHPKLGKEKIKVLLDELCKQSRWFVIKMI, from the coding sequence ATGAGAAAGAAAGTAGGAACATCTACCTACATTCAGAGAATTAATACACTTGAAAGAAAGCTTTTAAAACAAGTAAAAGAATTAGATGATGTTATGGAAAAACATCCAGAAATAATCTTTAGATTACAAGTTGTAGAATTTGCTTTAAAACATTCAGTGAAGGTTGCAGTGGAAGCTTTTGGTGTATCAAAATCTACTATATACAGATGGATTAAAAATTATAAAAGCAGTAATAACAATCCTTTATCTTTAAAAAATCGTTATGTATCAAAAAAAGGAATGAAATTAGAAAAATTACAAAAAATAACAGAAAAACATAAACAGTTAGTTTTAGAAATAAGAAAAAAACATCCTAAGCTTGGAAAAGAAAAAATAAAGGTTTTACTTGATGAGCTTTGTAAGCAGTCAAGGTGGTTTGTGATAAAAATGATATGA
- the tsaE gene encoding tRNA (adenosine(37)-N6)-threonylcarbamoyltransferase complex ATPase subunit type 1 TsaE, with protein MERIIIKNLEELDKLTKEIAKNLKGNEIILLEGDLGAGKTTFTKHLLKNLGVDEDITSPTFTVMNQYESPNFDIYHIDMFRVNDIDISDLIGNGLIIIEWPKFEVRCDDCKVIKIKIETLEDDSRIFEINQ; from the coding sequence ATGGAAAGAATCATAATAAAGAATTTAGAAGAATTAGATAAGCTAACAAAAGAGATTGCCAAAAATCTAAAAGGAAATGAGATAATACTCCTGGAAGGAGACCTTGGAGCCGGCAAAACTACATTTACAAAGCATTTACTAAAAAATCTTGGAGTTGATGAAGATATAACCTCTCCAACCTTTACAGTCATGAATCAATACGAAAGTCCAAATTTTGATATCTATCACATCGATATGTTTAGAGTTAATGATATCGATATTTCTGATTTAATTGGCAATGGTTTAATTATAATTGAATGGCCAAAATTTGAAGTAAGATGCGATGATTGTAAAGTTATTAAAATAAAAATTGAGACATTAGAAGATGATTCTCGTATTTTTGAGATTAATCAATAG
- a CDS encoding AAA family ATPase: MKNLPIGIQTFEKIINENCYYVDKTPFIKKLEQGGYYFLSRPRRFGKSLFLDTVKEAFSGNKELFEGLYIYDKWDWSKKHPVIKIDFTEGNIKTPEDLKIKLTEMFISLQREFDVEITFQTFSGKLGELIYSLYKKYNQQVVVLVDEYDKPILDAIENIEYAKENREIL; this comes from the coding sequence ATGAAAAACCTACCAATAGGCATTCAAACTTTTGAAAAGATTATAAATGAAAACTGCTACTATGTAGATAAAACACCTTTCATAAAGAAATTAGAACAGGGTGGATATTATTTTCTTAGCAGACCAAGAAGATTTGGAAAATCTCTATTTTTAGATACAGTCAAAGAAGCATTCTCGGGAAATAAAGAGTTATTTGAAGGTTTGTATATCTATGACAAATGGGATTGGAGTAAAAAGCATCCGGTTATAAAAATCGATTTTACAGAAGGAAATATTAAGACACCGGAAGATTTAAAAATCAAACTAACAGAAATGTTTATTAGCCTACAGAGAGAGTTTGACGTTGAGATTACTTTTCAGACATTTAGCGGTAAACTCGGTGAGCTTATTTATTCTTTGTATAAGAAATATAACCAACAAGTGGTGGTTTTAGTAGACGAATATGATAAACCAATCTTAGATGCAATAGAAAACATAGAGTATGCAAAAGAAAATAGAGAAATTTTAA
- the dapA gene encoding 4-hydroxy-tetrahydrodipicolinate synthase: protein MFYGSIVALITPFKDGTLDRQGLKRLIEFHIENGTDAIVVAGTTGESPTLTYEEHELLIELAVEYANKRIPIIAGTGANSTHEAITLTKFAEKVGADASLQVVPYYNKPTQEGIYQHFKAIAEETNIPLILYNIPSRTGVDMLPETFARLYGDFPNVIGIKEATGNVARVSETISLTNEDVLILSGDDALTLPMMAVGAKGVISVANNIIPKEISQMCKLALEGKFEEAKKIHNQYWDLFKVLFIETNPIPVKTAAYLMGLIESLELRLPLYTMSKSNEEKLKEVLRKHSLIK from the coding sequence ATGTTTTATGGCTCTATTGTTGCTTTAATTACTCCATTTAAAGATGGTACACTCGATAGACAAGGGTTAAAAAGATTAATAGAATTTCATATAGAAAATGGAACAGATGCTATAGTTGTAGCAGGAACAACAGGAGAATCTCCTACTTTAACATACGAAGAACATGAATTGTTAATAGAGCTTGCAGTTGAGTATGCAAACAAAAGAATTCCAATAATTGCCGGAACCGGTGCAAACTCAACTCATGAAGCCATTACTCTTACAAAGTTTGCAGAAAAAGTAGGAGCTGATGCTTCATTGCAAGTTGTTCCGTACTACAACAAGCCAACACAAGAAGGTATATATCAACATTTCAAAGCAATTGCAGAAGAAACAAACATACCACTAATTTTATACAACATACCATCAAGAACCGGTGTTGATATGCTACCTGAAACATTTGCAAGATTGTATGGTGACTTTCCAAACGTCATTGGAATAAAAGAAGCAACAGGTAATGTAGCAAGAGTTTCAGAAACTATATCTTTGACAAATGAAGATGTTTTAATATTATCCGGAGATGATGCATTAACATTACCAATGATGGCAGTAGGTGCAAAGGGCGTTATTTCTGTAGCTAACAACATAATTCCAAAAGAAATATCTCAGATGTGCAAGCTTGCATTAGAAGGAAAGTTTGAAGAGGCTAAAAAAATTCACAATCAGTATTGGGATTTATTTAAAGTTCTATTCATTGAGACAAATCCAATTCCTGTAAAAACAGCTGCATATCTCATGGGCTTAATAGAAAGCTTAGAATTAAGACTTCCACTTTATACAATGTCTAAATCTAACGAAGAGAAATTAAAGGAAGTTCTCAGAAAACATTCGTTAATAAAGTGA
- a CDS encoding rhodanese-like domain-containing protein, giving the protein MVENLIQNIEKAIEADKQKPNLGMIDLEKAKELYNNGAIILDVRPPAKVSGKTMEEAGIKNALYVPVVEFTKHLDRLPQNKDAVIITTCNLVKFANRVMGYLEALGYTNVYAFDGSTQELMEALAQNN; this is encoded by the coding sequence ATGGTAGAAAACTTGATTCAAAACATTGAAAAAGCGATTGAGGCTGACAAACAAAAGCCAAATCTTGGAATGATTGACCTTGAAAAGGCAAAAGAACTCTACAATAACGGTGCAATTATTTTAGATGTTAGACCACCGGCAAAAGTAAGCGGAAAAACTATGGAAGAAGCAGGCATTAAAAATGCTCTTTATGTGCCAGTAGTAGAATTTACAAAACATTTAGACAGACTTCCACAAAATAAAGATGCTGTTATTATAACTACTTGCAATTTAGTAAAATTTGCAAACAGAGTTATGGGATATTTGGAAGCTCTTGGATACACAAACGTTTATGCTTTTGATGGATCTACACAAGAATTAATGGAAGCTTTAGCACAAAATAATTAA
- a CDS encoding tetratricopeptide repeat protein, protein MEKALGSFVLFGLLLSGSIAYAQPEIETCEYYNARSLCESAIENGKLAVKKYPKNLNAYYCLAEAYSCTEDFKLAIETMKKAESVVKNKKDLIDIYIKIGDLFKDAGKFDDALLYYNKSLNLAADLKNLSKQVQILNVIASMYESKGELDKALSYYEKSLDLPISGKEKASIYNEIADMYDRKNQLDKALSYLEKSLDLQIDEKEKAFICRRIADIYDKKGDYQKAANCYQKAIKILEKYRDNLKFFMYKLSLGNIYRKMKDYRNAEKYITEGLEDAKKLRDKYGEAYGYKYFGDLFKDNGDKKTAREYYTRAYNLYKSMYLEKDAQDVLNEIKELDK, encoded by the coding sequence ATGGAAAAAGCTTTAGGTTCTTTTGTTTTATTTGGTCTTTTGTTGTCTGGAAGTATTGCTTATGCTCAGCCGGAAATTGAAACATGCGAGTATTACAATGCAAGAAGTCTTTGTGAAAGTGCTATAGAAAATGGCAAATTAGCTGTCAAAAAATATCCTAAGAATTTAAATGCATATTATTGTTTAGCAGAAGCTTATAGTTGTACTGAAGATTTTAAGCTTGCTATTGAAACTATGAAGAAAGCAGAAAGTGTAGTAAAAAACAAAAAAGATCTGATAGATATTTATATAAAAATTGGAGATCTTTTTAAAGATGCTGGCAAATTTGATGATGCACTGCTATATTACAATAAAAGCTTAAACTTAGCAGCAGATTTAAAAAATCTAAGTAAGCAAGTTCAAATACTAAATGTTATTGCTAGTATGTATGAAAGTAAAGGAGAATTAGATAAGGCTTTAAGTTATTATGAGAAATCTTTGGATTTACCAATAAGCGGAAAAGAAAAGGCATCTATTTATAACGAAATTGCTGATATGTATGATAGAAAAAATCAATTAGATAAAGCCTTGAGTTATTTAGAGAAGTCTTTGGATTTGCAAATAGATGAAAAAGAAAAGGCATTTATTTGTAGAAGAATAGCTGATATATATGACAAAAAAGGTGATTATCAAAAAGCTGCTAATTGCTATCAAAAAGCTATCAAAATACTTGAGAAATACAGAGATAATCTTAAGTTTTTTATGTATAAGTTAAGCCTTGGAAATATCTATAGAAAAATGAAAGATTACAGAAATGCAGAAAAGTACATTACTGAAGGTCTTGAAGATGCTAAAAAGCTTCGAGATAAATATGGGGAAGCTTATGGCTATAAATATTTTGGGGATCTTTTTAAAGATAATGGAGATAAAAAAACAGCAAGAGAATATTATACTCGTGCATACAATCTTTATAAATCTATGTATTTGGAAAAAGATGCGCAAGATGTTTTAAATGAGATAAAAGAATTAGATAAATGA